In a single window of the Mus musculus strain C57BL/6J chromosome 6, GRCm38.p6 C57BL/6J genome:
- the Smco3 gene encoding single-pass membrane and coiled-coil domain-containing protein 3, with the protein MAQSDFLYPQNPRRRQEVNRLHQQLLDCLSDSFQVTNKLTGVLNTHLGCRLAFIEMKSDGTIKENCDIIIQAMTKIQKELQKIDEALKDQLEPTLYRKLQDIKERETEKIAIVQKVISVILGEATSAASAVAVKLVGSSVTTGIISKLVSVLAHIGTSLLGSIGVAVLSLGIDMIIQAILGAVERTQLQAAIKSYEKHLEEFKAASAKYHHAITEVATAVKRQLR; encoded by the coding sequence ATGGCTCAGAGTGACTTCCTCTACCCACAAAACCCAAGGAGGCGACAGGAAGTAAACCGCCTTCACCAGCAGCTGCTGGACTGCTTGTCTGACAGCTTCCAGGTCACCAACAAGCTCACAGGGGTTCTTAATACCCACTTGGGTTGCAGGCTGGCCTTCATTGAAATGAAAAGCGATGGAACCATCAAAGAAAACTGTGACATCATTATCCAAGCCATGACAAAAATCCAAAAGGAACTGCAAAAGATTGACGAGGCACTGAAAGACCAACTAGAGCCAACCCTTTATAGGAAGCTGCAGGATATTAAGGAAAGGGAGACGGAGAAGATTGCCATCGTGCAGAAGGTCATTTCTGTCATCCTGGGAGAAGCTACATCTGCAGCCAGTGCAGTGGCTGTTAAACTGGTGGGCTCAAGTGTCACAACTGGCATAATTAGCAAGCTGGTCTCTGTGCTAGCTCACATCGGGACTTCTCTCCTTGGAAGCATTGGCGTTGCCGTGCTCAGCCTCGGGATAGATATGATCATTCAAGCCATCTTGGGAGCAGTGGAGAGGACACAGCTTCAGGCAGCCATCAAAAGTTATGAGAAGCACCTGGAGGAGTTCAAGGCTGCCTCAGCAAAGTACCATCATGCTATCACTGAGGTTGCCACTGCTGTGAAGCGCCAGCTAAGATGA
- the BC049715 gene encoding uncharacterized protein C12orf60 homolog isoform X1, translated as MSSESEKDKERLIQAAKLFFFHIRDLVSFINRFVELFNLTMKTQILPMNLNEESCIKDFFEQMIRNFKEMQLMVDGKHKQMQKEPLCSKVLTAMTSAVEKCATIAPHHTAEDMLRNIQTSGAALVLKTSHVLVNLETSLSLLMQFPIMGLRLSDLYREETKEQSDATSDATTSEKNKSPECPKATTEETLRKLQDVLSPENAHTPVEAAADELEQFVKSMEITLQVLQKSIKTMEGDIFVLTQVQGK; from the coding sequence ATGTCTTCTGAGTCAGAAAAGGATAAAGAGAGACTGATCCAAGCTGCCAAACTATTCTTCTTCCACATACGAGACCTGGTCTCCTTCATAAATCGGTTCGTTGAGCTGTTTAACCTCACGATGAAGACTCAGATCCTTCCCATGAATCTGAACGAAGAGAGCTGCATTAAAGATTTCTTTGAACAAATGATCAGAAATTTCAAAGAGATGCAACTGATGGTGGATGGAAAGCACAAACAAATGCAGAAGGAGCCGTTGTGCTCTAAGGTGCTGACTGCTATGACCTCTGCAGTGGAGAAGTGCGCCACCATTGCTCCACACCACACCGCGGAAGATATGCTCAGAAACATCCAGACATCAGGTGCTGCCTTGGTCCTGAAGACCAGTCATGTGCTTGTGAATCTAGAAACTTCTCTCTCACTCCTGATGCAGTTCCCCATCATGGGTCTTCGATTAAGTGACCTCTATAGAGAGGAGACCAAAGAGCAGTCAGATGCCACCTCAGATGCCACCACATCTGAGAAAAACAAGAGTCCAGAATGTCCCAAAGCCACTACAGAGGAAACCTTGAGGAAGCTGCAAGATGTGCTAAGTCCTGAGAATGCCCACACGCCCGTAGAAGCAGCCGCAGATGAGCTGGAACAGTTTGTCAAGAGTATGGAGATAACGTTACAGGTCCTCCAGAAATCCATCAAGACCATGGAAGGGGATATCTTTGTACTTACGCAGGTCCAGGGCAAGTAG